A single region of the Pseudomonas mandelii genome encodes:
- the glpE gene encoding thiosulfate sulfurtransferase GlpE gives MSEFKRIPPEQAQALRAQGAVVVDVRDPATYAALHISGSKHLDNHSLHAFIQAADLDAPTVVVCYHGNSSQGAAAYLISQGFSDVYSMDGGFELWRTTYPAETAQGTSE, from the coding sequence ATGAGCGAATTCAAACGTATCCCCCCAGAACAGGCACAGGCCCTGCGCGCACAAGGCGCCGTGGTGGTCGATGTCCGTGACCCCGCGACCTATGCCGCCCTGCACATCAGCGGCTCGAAGCATCTGGACAATCATTCCCTGCATGCCTTCATTCAGGCGGCCGATCTGGACGCACCGACCGTGGTGGTCTGCTATCACGGCAATTCCAGCCAGGGCGCCGCCGCATACCTGATCAGCCAGGGCTTTTCCGACGTGTACAGCATGGATGGCGGTTTTGAGCTGTGGCGTACGACTTATCCTGCGGAAACGGCGCAAGGCACTTCCGAATAA
- a CDS encoding symmetrical bis(5'-nucleosyl)-tetraphosphatase, with product MATYAVGDLQGCLEALQCLLKKVAFDPTKDRLWLVGDLVNRGPQSLETLRFLYSIRESLVCVLGNHDLHLLAAGKNIERLKKTDTLREIIEAPDCAELLEWLRQQKLMHYDEQRNVALVHAGIPPQWSLRKALKYAAEVETALRDDNLLPPYLDGMYGNDPAKWDSDLRGVTRLRVITNYFTRMRFCTAEGKLDLKSKEGLGTAPPGYKPWFQHKERKTKGVKIIFGHWAALEGQCNEPGISALDTGCVWGGALTMMNVDSGERLSCKCDEHGHAAAPPVAPRTSEQTPASAQR from the coding sequence ATGGCGACGTATGCCGTCGGAGACCTTCAAGGCTGCCTTGAAGCCCTGCAATGCCTGCTCAAAAAAGTCGCGTTCGACCCGACAAAGGATCGTCTGTGGCTGGTGGGCGATCTGGTCAACCGTGGCCCGCAGTCGCTGGAAACCCTGCGTTTTCTCTACAGCATCCGCGAATCGCTGGTGTGCGTGCTCGGCAACCATGACCTGCACCTGCTGGCCGCCGGTAAGAACATCGAACGCCTGAAGAAAACCGATACCCTACGCGAAATTATCGAAGCCCCCGATTGCGCCGAGCTGCTGGAATGGCTACGCCAGCAAAAACTCATGCATTACGACGAACAACGTAACGTTGCGCTGGTGCATGCCGGTATTCCCCCGCAATGGTCGCTGCGCAAAGCACTGAAGTACGCCGCCGAGGTCGAGACGGCGCTACGCGACGACAATCTGCTGCCGCCCTACCTCGACGGCATGTACGGCAACGATCCGGCGAAATGGGACAGCGACCTCAGAGGCGTCACGCGCCTTCGGGTGATCACCAACTATTTCACCCGCATGCGTTTCTGTACGGCCGAAGGCAAGCTGGACCTCAAGAGCAAGGAAGGCCTGGGCACTGCGCCACCCGGCTACAAACCCTGGTTCCAGCACAAGGAACGCAAGACCAAAGGCGTGAAAATCATTTTCGGGCACTGGGCCGCGCTTGAAGGCCAGTGCAACGAACCGGGCATCTCTGCGCTCGACACGGGTTGCGTCTGGGGCGGTGCCCTGACGATGATGAACGTCGACAGCGGCGAACGCCTGTCCTGCAAATGCGACGAGCATGGCCATGCCGCCGCGCCGCCAGTCGCCCCACGAACTAGCGAACAAACGCCAGCCAGCGCCCAGCGCTAG
- the surA gene encoding peptidylprolyl isomerase SurA, which produces MKTKLSDCLRPLVLGALFLGTAANAAVQSIDKVVAIVDNDVVMQSQLDQRVHEVQQTIAKRGSAVPPAGVLDQQVLERLIVENLQLQIGERSGIRITDEELNQAVGTIAQRNNMSIDQFRAALTRDGLSYEDARDQIRREMIISRVRQRRVAERIQVSEQEVKNFLASDLGKMQLSEEFRLANILIPTPESANSDAIQNAAKQADAVYQQLKQGADFGQLAIAKSASETALEGGDMGWRKAAQLPPPFDRMLSTMTVGDITQPMRTPGGFIILKILDKRGGETQTRDEVHVRHILVKPSPIRDEAKTKALAESLYTRIEAGEDFGELAKSFSEDPGSALNGGDLNWIDPNALVPEFREVMAKTPQGQLSKPFQTQYGWHVLEVLGRRATDSTTQAREQQAMTVLRNRKYDEELQTWLRQIRDEAYVEIKLPGADQAAQ; this is translated from the coding sequence GTGAAGACCAAGCTTTCTGATTGTCTGCGCCCGCTAGTGCTGGGCGCGCTGTTCCTGGGTACTGCGGCGAACGCCGCGGTACAGTCCATCGATAAAGTGGTGGCCATCGTCGACAACGACGTGGTCATGCAAAGCCAACTGGACCAGCGTGTTCACGAAGTTCAGCAAACCATCGCCAAACGCGGTTCTGCGGTTCCGCCGGCCGGCGTGCTGGATCAGCAGGTGCTTGAGCGTCTGATCGTCGAAAACCTGCAATTGCAGATCGGCGAGCGTTCCGGCATCCGCATTACCGATGAAGAACTGAACCAGGCTGTCGGCACCATTGCCCAGCGCAATAACATGTCGATTGATCAGTTCCGTGCTGCCCTGACTCGTGACGGCCTCTCTTATGAGGACGCACGGGACCAGATTCGTCGCGAAATGATCATCAGCCGAGTGCGCCAGCGTCGTGTGGCCGAGCGCATTCAGGTGTCTGAACAGGAAGTGAAGAACTTCCTCGCTTCCGACCTCGGCAAAATGCAGTTGTCCGAAGAGTTCCGTCTGGCCAACATCCTGATTCCTACGCCGGAAAGCGCCAACTCCGATGCAATTCAGAATGCAGCCAAGCAAGCGGACGCGGTTTACCAGCAGCTCAAGCAAGGCGCTGACTTCGGTCAGTTGGCAATCGCCAAATCCGCCAGCGAAACCGCACTGGAAGGCGGCGACATGGGCTGGCGTAAAGCCGCTCAATTGCCACCTCCGTTCGATCGCATGTTGAGCACCATGACCGTTGGCGACATTACCCAGCCAATGCGCACGCCGGGGGGCTTCATCATCCTGAAGATCCTCGACAAGCGTGGCGGTGAGACCCAGACCCGTGACGAAGTGCACGTGCGTCACATCCTGGTCAAACCTAGCCCGATTCGTGACGAAGCAAAAACCAAAGCCCTGGCTGAATCGCTCTATACCCGAATCGAAGCGGGCGAAGATTTCGGCGAACTGGCGAAAAGCTTCTCGGAAGACCCGGGGTCCGCCCTCAACGGTGGCGACCTGAACTGGATCGACCCGAACGCATTGGTGCCCGAGTTCCGCGAAGTGATGGCCAAGACCCCGCAAGGTCAGCTGTCCAAGCCGTTCCAGACTCAATACGGCTGGCACGTTCTGGAAGTCCTTGGCCGCCGCGCCACCGACAGCACGACCCAGGCCCGTGAGCAGCAGGCGATGACCGTACTGCGTAACCGCAAATACGACGAAGAGCTGCAAACCTGGCTGCGTCAGATCCGTGACGAAGCGTATGTAGAGATCAAACTCCCTGGTGCAGACCAGGCAGCGCAGTGA
- the rsmA gene encoding 16S rRNA (adenine(1518)-N(6)/adenine(1519)-N(6))-dimethyltransferase RsmA: MTEHYQHRARKRFGQNFLHDAGVIDRILRSIHAKPEDRLLEIGPGQGALTQGLLGSGAQLDVVELDKDLIPILNQQFAGKSNFNLHQGDALKFDFNSLNAAPGSLRVVGNLPYNISTPLIFHLLHNASLIRDMHFMLQKEVVQRMAAGPGGGDWGRLSIMVQYHCRVEHLFNVGPGAFNPPPKVDSAIVRLVPHAVLPHPAKDHKLLERVVREAFNQRRKTLRNTLKLLLSNDEITAAGVDGSLRPEQLDLAAFVRLADKLSEQVLATPAVD; encoded by the coding sequence ATGACCGAGCATTACCAACACCGGGCGCGCAAGCGTTTCGGCCAGAACTTCCTGCACGATGCCGGCGTTATCGACCGCATCCTGCGCTCCATCCACGCCAAGCCTGAAGACCGCCTGCTGGAAATCGGCCCGGGCCAGGGTGCGTTGACCCAAGGCCTGCTGGGCAGTGGCGCGCAACTGGACGTGGTGGAACTGGACAAAGACCTGATCCCGATCCTCAATCAGCAGTTCGCCGGAAAGAGCAACTTCAACCTGCATCAGGGCGACGCACTGAAGTTTGACTTCAACAGCCTGAACGCAGCCCCGGGCAGCCTTCGGGTCGTCGGCAACCTGCCATATAACATCTCTACGCCGCTGATTTTTCACTTGCTGCACAACGCCAGCCTGATTCGCGACATGCACTTCATGCTGCAAAAGGAAGTGGTCCAGCGTATGGCGGCGGGCCCTGGTGGCGGTGACTGGGGCCGTCTGTCGATCATGGTTCAGTATCACTGCCGGGTTGAGCATCTGTTCAACGTTGGCCCCGGTGCGTTCAATCCGCCACCGAAAGTCGATTCAGCCATCGTGCGCCTGGTGCCTCACGCGGTGCTGCCGCACCCGGCCAAGGATCACAAGCTGCTGGAGCGTGTTGTGCGCGAAGCCTTCAACCAGCGCCGCAAAACCCTGCGCAATACCCTCAAGCTGCTGCTGAGCAACGACGAAATCACGGCAGCCGGCGTCGACGGCAGCCTTCGTCCAGAGCAGCTCGACCTTGCCGCCTTCGTGCGCCTTGCCGACAAGCTCAGCGAACAAGTCCTGGCTACTCCCGCCGTCGACTGA
- a CDS encoding YeaH/YhbH family protein, producing MSYVIDRRLNGKNKSTVNRQRFLRRYRDHIKKAVEEAVSRRSITDMEHGEQISIPGRDIDEPVLHHGRGGKQTVVHPGNKEFTSGEHIARPPGGGGGRGPGKAGNSGEGMDEFVFQITQEEFLEFMFEDLELPNLVKRNLTGTDTFKTVRAGISNEGNPSRINIIRTLRSAHARRIALSGSSRAKLREAKEELLRLKRDEPDNFGDIQEIEAEIEKLSARIHRVPFLDTFDLKYNLLIKQPNPSSKAVMFCLMDVSGSMTQATKDIAKRFFILLYLFLKRNYDKIDVVFIRHHTSAREVDEEEFFYSRETGGTIVSSALKLMQEIMAERYPSNEWNIYAAQASDGDNWNDDSPICRDILINQIMPFVQYYTYVEITPREHQALWFEYERIAEAFSDTFAQQQLVSAGDIYPVFRELFQRRLVT from the coding sequence ATGAGCTATGTGATCGACCGACGTCTCAATGGCAAGAACAAGAGCACGGTGAACCGTCAGCGGTTTCTGCGGCGTTATCGTGATCACATCAAAAAGGCCGTCGAAGAGGCGGTCAGTCGGCGTTCCATTACCGATATGGAACACGGCGAACAGATCAGCATCCCCGGCCGCGACATCGACGAGCCGGTGCTTCACCATGGACGTGGTGGCAAGCAGACCGTCGTGCACCCCGGCAACAAGGAATTCACCAGCGGCGAACACATTGCCCGTCCGCCAGGCGGTGGTGGCGGCAGAGGCCCAGGCAAGGCAGGCAACTCGGGCGAAGGGATGGACGAGTTCGTCTTCCAGATCACCCAGGAGGAATTCCTCGAATTCATGTTCGAGGACCTCGAACTGCCGAACCTGGTCAAGCGCAACCTGACCGGCACCGACACCTTCAAGACCGTGCGCGCGGGTATCAGCAACGAAGGTAACCCGTCGCGAATCAACATCATCCGTACCCTGCGCTCGGCCCATGCCCGGCGAATCGCCCTGTCTGGCAGCAGCCGGGCAAAGTTACGGGAAGCCAAAGAAGAACTGCTGCGACTCAAGCGGGATGAACCGGATAACTTCGGCGATATTCAGGAGATCGAAGCAGAAATCGAAAAACTCAGTGCGCGCATCCATCGCGTTCCCTTTCTCGATACCTTCGACCTCAAGTACAACTTGCTCATCAAGCAGCCGAACCCCAGCTCCAAGGCGGTGATGTTCTGCCTGATGGACGTGTCCGGCTCAATGACCCAGGCAACCAAAGACATCGCCAAGCGCTTTTTCATTCTGCTGTACCTGTTTCTCAAGCGTAACTACGACAAGATCGACGTCGTCTTCATCCGCCACCACACCAGCGCCCGCGAAGTGGATGAGGAAGAGTTCTTCTACTCCCGGGAAACCGGCGGCACCATCGTCTCCAGCGCCTTGAAACTGATGCAGGAAATCATGGCCGAGCGTTATCCGAGCAATGAGTGGAACATCTACGCGGCCCAGGCCTCCGACGGTGACAACTGGAACGACGATTCGCCGATCTGCCGCGACATTCTGATCAACCAGATCATGCCGTTCGTGCAGTACTACACTTACGTTGAGATTACCCCGCGCGAACACCAGGCTTTGTGGTTCGAATACGAACGCATCGCTGAAGCCTTCTCTGACACTTTTGCCCAGCAGCAACTGGTCTCGGCCGGGGATATCTACCCGGTCTTCCGTGAACTCTTCCAGCGCAGGTTAGTGACATGA
- a CDS encoding PrkA family serine protein kinase has protein sequence MSIFSHFQQRFESTRQEELSLQEYLELCKQDRSAYASAAERLLLAIGEPELLDTSTNSRLSRIFSNKVIRRYPAFEDFHGMEECIDQIVSYFRHAAQGLEEKKQILYLLGPVGGGKSSLAEKLKQLIEKVPFYAIKGSPVFESPLGLFNATEDGAILEEDFGIPRRYLNTIMSPWATKRLAEFGGDISQFRVVKLYPSILNQIAVAKTEPGDENNQDISALVGKVDIRKLEEYPQNDADAYSYSGALCRANQGLMEFVEMFKAPIKVLHPLLTATQEGNYNSTEGLGAIPFTGILLAHSNESEWHTFRNNKNNEAFIDRIYIVKVPYCLRVSDEVKIYDKLLFNSSLAKAHCAPDTLKMLAQFTVLSRLKEPENSNIYSKMRVYDGENLKDTDPKAKSIQEYRDNAGVDEGMNGLSTRFAFKILSKVFNFDPHEIAANPVHLLYVLEQQIEQEQFQAETRERYLRFLKEYLAPRYIEFIGKEIQTAYLESYSEYGQNIFDRYVLYADFWIQDQEYRDPETGEILNRVALNEELEKIEKPAGISNPKDFRNEIVNFVLRARANNNGKNPTWLSYEKLRVVIEKKMFSNTEDLLPVISFNAKASKEDQQKHNDFVTRMVERGYTDKQVRLLSEWYLRVRKSQ, from the coding sequence ATGAGTATCTTTAGCCACTTCCAACAACGCTTCGAGTCCACACGCCAGGAAGAACTCTCGCTGCAAGAGTATCTTGAGCTGTGCAAACAGGACCGCAGCGCCTACGCCTCCGCCGCCGAGCGTCTATTGCTGGCCATCGGAGAACCGGAGCTGCTCGACACCTCGACCAACTCGAGACTGTCGCGAATCTTTTCCAACAAGGTGATCCGCCGCTATCCGGCCTTTGAAGACTTCCACGGGATGGAAGAATGCATAGACCAGATCGTGTCGTATTTCCGCCATGCCGCTCAGGGCCTGGAAGAGAAGAAACAAATCCTCTATCTGCTCGGCCCCGTCGGTGGCGGTAAATCGTCCCTGGCCGAGAAGCTCAAACAACTGATCGAGAAAGTGCCCTTCTACGCCATCAAGGGCTCGCCGGTATTCGAGTCGCCGCTGGGCCTGTTCAACGCCACTGAAGATGGTGCGATCCTCGAAGAAGACTTCGGCATTCCGCGGCGCTACCTCAATACCATCATGTCTCCATGGGCCACCAAGCGCCTGGCCGAATTCGGCGGCGACATCAGCCAGTTCCGCGTGGTGAAACTCTATCCGTCGATCCTCAACCAGATCGCGGTGGCCAAAACCGAACCGGGCGATGAAAACAACCAGGACATCTCGGCGCTGGTGGGCAAGGTCGACATCCGCAAACTGGAGGAATACCCACAGAACGACGCTGATGCCTACAGCTATTCAGGCGCGCTGTGCCGGGCCAACCAGGGCCTGATGGAATTCGTCGAAATGTTCAAGGCGCCAATCAAGGTGCTGCACCCATTGCTGACCGCCACCCAGGAAGGCAACTACAACAGTACCGAAGGCCTCGGGGCGATTCCGTTTACCGGGATCCTGCTGGCTCACTCCAACGAATCGGAATGGCACACCTTCCGCAACAACAAGAACAACGAAGCCTTCATCGACCGGATCTATATCGTCAAAGTGCCGTATTGCCTGCGGGTCAGCGACGAGGTGAAGATCTACGACAAGCTTCTGTTCAACAGCTCTCTGGCCAAGGCCCATTGCGCACCCGACACCCTGAAAATGCTCGCCCAGTTCACCGTGCTCTCACGCCTCAAGGAGCCGGAAAACTCCAACATCTATTCCAAGATGCGTGTGTATGACGGCGAGAACCTCAAAGACACGGATCCGAAAGCCAAGTCGATCCAGGAATACCGCGACAACGCCGGTGTCGACGAAGGCATGAACGGTCTGTCGACCCGGTTTGCGTTCAAGATCCTGTCCAAGGTCTTCAACTTTGATCCGCACGAAATCGCCGCCAACCCGGTGCATTTGCTCTATGTGCTGGAACAACAGATCGAACAGGAACAATTCCAGGCCGAGACCCGTGAACGCTATCTGCGCTTCCTCAAGGAGTACCTGGCACCGCGTTATATCGAATTCATCGGCAAGGAGATCCAGACTGCCTACCTCGAGTCTTACAGCGAGTACGGCCAGAACATCTTCGATCGCTACGTGCTGTACGCAGACTTCTGGATCCAGGACCAGGAATACCGAGATCCGGAAACCGGCGAAATCCTCAACCGCGTCGCGCTGAACGAAGAGCTTGAGAAAATAGAAAAACCGGCCGGCATCAGCAATCCGAAGGATTTCCGCAACGAAATCGTCAACTTCGTCTTGCGCGCCCGGGCCAACAACAATGGCAAGAACCCGACCTGGCTCAGCTACGAAAAACTGCGGGTGGTCATCGAGAAGAAAATGTTCTCCAACACCGAGGACCTCCTGCCTGTCATCAGCTTCAATGCCAAGGCCAGCAAAGAGGACCAGCAGAAGCACAACGACTTCGTCACACGGATGGTCGAGCGGGGCTACACCGACAAACAGGTACGACTGCTGTCCGAGTGGTACCTGCGGGTCCGGAAATCGCAATGA
- the pdxA gene encoding 4-hydroxythreonine-4-phosphate dehydrogenase PdxA, which produces MKPKRFALTPGEPAGIGPDLCLLLASQAQPHPLIAITSRDLLLERAAQLGVVVDLLPVTPDSWPDAPAPANSLYVWDTPLNAPVIAGQLDKANAAFVLETLTRAGQGCLDGHFAGMITAPVHKGVINESGIAFSGHTEFLADLTHTAQVVMMLATRGLRVALVTTHLPLREIADAITPERLERVTRILHTDLQQKFGIARPRILVCGLNPHAGEGGHLGHEEIDIIEPTLERLRGEGMDLRGPLPADTLFTPKYLEHCDAVLAMYHDQGLPVLKYKGFGAAVNVTLGLPIIRTSVDHGTALDLAGSGNIDTGSLQVALETAYQMAETRI; this is translated from the coding sequence GTGAAACCCAAGCGTTTCGCGCTGACACCCGGCGAACCGGCCGGCATAGGTCCTGACCTGTGCCTGCTGCTCGCCTCGCAAGCCCAGCCACATCCCCTGATTGCCATAACCAGCCGCGACCTGCTCCTTGAGCGGGCCGCGCAGCTGGGTGTGGTCGTCGATTTGCTGCCGGTAACACCGGACAGTTGGCCGGATGCCCCGGCACCCGCCAACAGCCTGTATGTCTGGGATACCCCGCTCAATGCACCGGTCATCGCCGGGCAACTGGACAAGGCCAATGCGGCTTTCGTTCTGGAAACCCTGACCCGTGCGGGCCAAGGCTGCCTCGACGGGCATTTCGCCGGAATGATCACTGCCCCCGTGCACAAGGGCGTGATCAATGAATCGGGCATCGCCTTCTCCGGGCACACCGAATTTCTCGCTGACCTGACCCATACCGCACAAGTGGTGATGATGCTTGCCACCCGCGGCTTGCGCGTGGCGCTGGTCACCACTCACCTGCCCCTTCGGGAGATTGCCGATGCAATCACCCCGGAGCGTCTGGAGCGGGTCACACGGATTTTGCACACGGACTTGCAACAAAAGTTCGGCATCGCCCGGCCACGCATCCTGGTCTGCGGGCTAAACCCGCACGCCGGTGAAGGCGGACATCTGGGCCATGAAGAAATCGACATCATCGAACCTACATTAGAGCGTCTGCGCGGCGAGGGCATGGACCTTCGCGGCCCCCTGCCCGCCGACACTCTGTTTACCCCCAAATATCTGGAGCACTGCGACGCGGTGCTGGCGATGTACCACGACCAGGGCCTGCCTGTGCTGAAATACAAAGGCTTCGGCGCGGCAGTCAACGTGACCCTGGGCTTGCCGATCATCCGCACATCGGTCGACCACGGCACTGCCCTGGATCTGGCCGGCAGCGGCAACATCGACACCGGCAGCCTGCAAGTCGCCCTGGAAACCGCCTACCAGATGGCCGAGACCCGTATATGA
- a CDS encoding multifunctional CCA addition/repair protein, whose product MRIYKVGGAVRDRLLGEPVTDIDWVVVGATTEEMLAQGYRPVGADFPVFLHPKSGEEYALARTERKSGRGYGGFTFHASPEVTLEEDLIRRDLTINAMAEDDQQNLTDPYHGQRDLEARVLRHVSPAFAEDPLRVLRVARFAARYAGLGFTVAPETLELMRQLSESGELKALTAERSWKEISRALMEDQPRVFIEVLRECGALKVLMPEVDALFGVPQPAAHHPEIDTGVHTLSVLEQAAQHKQPLTVRWACLLHDLGKGLTPVEEWPRHIAHEHTGLKLIKAVNERFKAPKDCQELALLVGQYHTHGHRALELKPSTLLDLLQSFDVYRRPQRFEEFIAACEMDARGRKGLEQRSYPQADYLRGAATAARNVAVQPLLEKGLKGPELGEAIKRERLKALKAYKEAASA is encoded by the coding sequence ATGCGGATTTATAAAGTCGGCGGCGCGGTACGCGATCGCCTGCTGGGCGAACCTGTCACCGATATCGACTGGGTCGTGGTCGGTGCCACCACTGAAGAAATGCTCGCCCAGGGTTATCGCCCCGTGGGTGCTGACTTTCCGGTATTTCTTCACCCCAAGAGCGGTGAGGAATACGCCCTCGCCCGTACCGAACGCAAAAGCGGACGTGGTTACGGCGGTTTCACCTTTCATGCCAGCCCCGAAGTCACCCTCGAAGAAGACCTGATCCGTCGCGACCTGACAATCAACGCCATGGCCGAAGATGATCAGCAGAATCTGACCGACCCTTACCACGGCCAGCGCGATCTCGAAGCCCGAGTGCTTCGTCACGTTTCCCCCGCGTTCGCCGAAGATCCGCTCCGTGTCCTGCGCGTTGCCCGCTTCGCAGCCCGATACGCAGGACTGGGTTTCACCGTTGCGCCTGAAACTTTGGAGCTGATGCGCCAACTCAGCGAATCAGGTGAATTGAAGGCGTTGACGGCGGAACGCAGCTGGAAAGAGATTTCCCGTGCACTGATGGAAGATCAGCCACGGGTGTTCATTGAGGTGCTGCGTGAATGTGGCGCGCTCAAAGTGTTAATGCCGGAAGTTGATGCTCTGTTCGGCGTGCCGCAACCGGCAGCCCATCACCCTGAGATCGACACGGGGGTGCACACCCTGAGCGTCCTTGAGCAAGCGGCGCAGCACAAACAGCCGCTGACCGTGCGCTGGGCATGCCTGCTGCATGATCTGGGCAAAGGGCTCACGCCCGTGGAAGAATGGCCACGCCACATTGCCCATGAGCACACGGGCCTGAAGCTGATCAAAGCGGTGAATGAACGATTCAAGGCACCGAAAGATTGTCAGGAATTGGCATTGCTGGTGGGTCAGTACCACACACACGGCCACCGCGCCCTGGAGCTGAAACCCTCTACGTTACTGGACCTGCTGCAGAGTTTTGACGTTTACCGTCGGCCGCAGCGGTTTGAAGAGTTCATTGCGGCGTGCGAGATGGACGCCCGCGGCCGCAAAGGGCTGGAGCAGAGAAGTTACCCACAGGCGGATTATTTACGCGGAGCGGCGACTGCGGCGCGGAACGTGGCGGTACAGCCGTTGCTGGAGAAGGGATTGAAGGGGCCGGAGCTGGGTGAGGCGATCAAGCGTGAGCGACTAAAAGCGCTGAAGGCCTACAAAGAGGCGGCGTCTGCCTGA
- the apaG gene encoding Co2+/Mg2+ efflux protein ApaG, with the protein MSDPRYQVDVSVVTRYLAEQSQPEHNRFAFAYTITVHNNGELPAKLLSRHWVITDGDGHVEEVRGAGVVGQQPLIEPGKSHTYSSGTVMTSKVGTMQGTYEMIADDGKHFDAVIAPFRLAVPGALH; encoded by the coding sequence ATGTCCGATCCTCGTTATCAGGTCGACGTCAGCGTCGTCACCCGCTATCTGGCAGAACAATCGCAACCCGAGCACAACCGCTTCGCCTTTGCCTACACCATTACCGTGCACAACAATGGCGAGCTACCGGCCAAACTGCTGTCTCGGCACTGGGTCATCACCGATGGCGACGGGCATGTCGAAGAGGTTCGCGGTGCGGGCGTTGTCGGCCAACAACCGTTGATCGAACCAGGCAAGAGCCATACCTACAGCAGCGGCACCGTCATGACCTCCAAGGTCGGTACGATGCAGGGTACTTATGAAATGATCGCCGACGACGGCAAACACTTTGACGCCGTTATCGCGCCATTCCGCCTGGCGGTGCCCGGAGCCCTGCACTGA
- a CDS encoding SpoVR family protein: MTAKEQKRQPISTGSEWTFELIQAYDKEISRLAARYALDTYPNQIEVITAEQMMDAYASVGMPLGYHHWSYGKHFLSTEKSYSRGQMGLAYEIVINSDPCIAYLMEENTICMQALVVAHACYGHNSFFKGNYLFRTWTDASSIIDYLVFAKQYIMQCEERHGIDAVEDLLDSCHALMNYGVDRYKRPYPISAEEERRRQKDREEHLQKQINDLWRTIPKGADKYSDKDNARFPAEPQENILYFIEKHAPLLEPWQREIVRIVRKIAQYFYPQRQTQVMNEGWATFWHYTLMNDLYDEGLVTDGFMMEFLTSHTSVVYQPGFDSPYYNGINPYTLGFAMYRDIRRMCEHPTEEDYRWFPEIAGTDWLSSIKFAMSSFKDESFILQYLSPQVIRDLKLFSILDDDQKDDLLVPAIHDEGGYRTIRETLAAQYNLGNREPNIQIYSIDRRGDRSLTLRHQQHDRKPLGESTEEVLKHLHRLWGFDIHLETLQGDQVMKVHHVPPRSEHSEGDYGRLDLAVIHL; this comes from the coding sequence ATGACCGCCAAAGAGCAGAAGCGCCAACCCATTTCCACCGGCTCAGAATGGACATTCGAGCTGATCCAGGCCTATGACAAAGAAATCAGTCGCCTGGCGGCTCGTTATGCCCTGGATACGTACCCTAACCAGATCGAAGTGATCACCGCCGAGCAGATGATGGACGCCTACGCCTCCGTCGGCATGCCACTGGGTTATCACCATTGGTCCTATGGCAAACACTTCCTCAGCACCGAGAAGTCTTACAGCCGTGGGCAGATGGGGCTGGCCTACGAGATTGTGATTAATTCAGACCCATGCATCGCCTATCTGATGGAAGAAAACACCATCTGTATGCAGGCCCTGGTGGTCGCTCATGCCTGCTATGGCCACAACAGCTTCTTCAAGGGCAATTACCTGTTCCGCACCTGGACCGACGCCAGCTCGATCATCGATTACCTGGTTTTCGCCAAGCAGTACATCATGCAATGCGAAGAACGCCACGGCATCGATGCAGTGGAGGACCTGCTGGATTCCTGCCATGCGCTGATGAACTACGGGGTCGACCGCTACAAACGCCCATATCCGATTTCGGCTGAAGAAGAGCGCCGCCGGCAGAAGGATCGGGAAGAGCACTTGCAGAAACAGATCAACGATTTGTGGCGGACCATTCCAAAAGGGGCCGACAAGTACAGCGACAAGGACAACGCGCGCTTCCCCGCCGAACCTCAGGAAAACATCCTGTACTTCATCGAAAAACACGCGCCGCTGCTGGAGCCCTGGCAGCGGGAAATCGTGCGCATCGTGCGCAAGATCGCCCAATATTTCTACCCGCAACGCCAGACCCAGGTCATGAACGAAGGCTGGGCCACGTTCTGGCACTACACGCTGATGAACGACCTGTATGACGAAGGCCTCGTTACCGACGGCTTCATGATGGAGTTTCTGACGTCCCACACCAGCGTGGTCTACCAACCCGGCTTCGACAGCCCCTACTACAACGGCATCAACCCCTACACCTTGGGTTTTGCCATGTACCGGGACATCCGCCGCATGTGTGAACACCCTACCGAGGAGGATTACCGCTGGTTCCCTGAGATAGCCGGTACCGACTGGCTGTCGAGCATCAAGTTCGCCATGAGCAGCTTCAAGGACGAAAGCTTCATCCTGCAGTACCTGTCACCGCAGGTGATCCGCGACCTGAAATTGTTCAGCATTCTCGATGACGACCAAAAGGACGACCTGCTGGTCCCGGCCATTCACGATGAAGGTGGCTACCGCACCATTCGCGAAACACTGGCCGCGCAGTACAACCTGGGTAATCGAGAGCCCAATATTCAGATCTACAGCATCGACCGGCGTGGCGACCGCTCCCTGACCTTGCGTCACCAGCAGCACGACCGCAAACCGTTGGGCGAGTCCACCGAGGAAGTGCTCAAGCACCTGCACCGGCTGTGGGGCTTCGACATTCACCTGGAAACGCTGCAAGGCGACCAGGTCATGAAAGTTCACCATGTCCCGCCCAGAAGCGAGCACAGCGAGGGGGATTACGGCCGGCTGGACTTGGCTGTCATTCATCTTTGA